The Leucobacter rhizosphaerae genome includes a region encoding these proteins:
- the gyrA gene encoding DNA gyrase subunit A has protein sequence MTSENQTPETESEQRFDETAEVANHGNINQVDLQLEMQRSYLDYAMSVIVGRALPDVRDGLKPVHRRVIYTMYDGGYRPDKAFSKCTRVIGDVMGQFHPHGDTAVYDSLVRLVQPWSMRYPLALGQGNFGSPGNDGAAAHRYTETKMSPLAMEMVRDIDEDTVDFQDNYDGRTQEPTVLTSRFPNLLVNGSVGIAVGMATNIPPHNLREVAAGAKWHLEHPEATREELLEALLQRITGPDFPTGAQILGTRGIREAYTTGRGSIKMRAVVNIEELQGRTCLVVTELPYQVNPDNLAVKIAELVKDGKVQGIADIRDESSGRTGQRLVVVLKRDAIAKVVLNNLYKHTPLQDNFGANMLAIVDGVPRTLSLDGFITYWVKHQIEVIVRRTRYRLQKAEAEAHIQRGYLKALDALDEVIALIRRSPTVEEARTGLMSLLDVDQIQADAILGLQLRRLAALEHQKILDLAAKLEAQIKEYESILASPAEQRELIVEELDELVAKYGDERRTTIMHGFDGDMSMEDLIPEEEMVVTVTRGGYVKRTRIDNYRSQHRGGKGVKGAQLRADDIVEHFFVTTTHHWLLFFTNTGRVYRAKTYEIPEAGRDSKGQHLANLLALAPEETVTQILDVRDFDAAGYLLLATRDGLVKKTALTDYDTNRTGGIIAIKLRDGDELVSALIAESSDDVLLISRHGMSVRFTASDQALRPMGRSTSGVRGMNFRDGDALLSASRLSEGSGYVFVVTEGGYAKRTAVDEYRVQQRGGYGIKVAKLDENRGDLVGGIIVDESDEVLAVLAGGKVVRSNVAEVPAKGRNTMGVVFARFPEADRIIGIARNSERGLDDDESEAPEPETAENKEPVNE, from the coding sequence TTGACATCTGAGAATCAGACGCCAGAAACCGAGTCGGAGCAGCGCTTCGACGAGACCGCGGAGGTTGCCAATCACGGCAACATCAACCAAGTGGATCTCCAGCTGGAGATGCAGCGGTCGTATCTCGACTACGCGATGAGTGTGATCGTCGGGCGCGCGTTGCCCGACGTGCGCGATGGACTGAAGCCGGTCCACCGTCGTGTGATCTACACGATGTACGACGGGGGATACCGCCCCGACAAGGCGTTCTCCAAGTGCACGCGCGTCATCGGCGACGTGATGGGTCAGTTCCACCCGCACGGTGACACCGCGGTCTACGACTCGCTCGTCCGTCTCGTGCAGCCCTGGTCCATGCGCTACCCGCTCGCGCTCGGGCAGGGCAACTTCGGCTCCCCGGGAAACGATGGCGCCGCCGCTCACCGATACACCGAGACCAAGATGTCTCCACTGGCCATGGAAATGGTCCGCGATATCGACGAGGACACCGTTGATTTCCAGGACAACTACGACGGTCGCACGCAAGAGCCGACGGTGCTCACCTCGCGCTTCCCGAACCTCCTGGTCAACGGCTCCGTCGGCATCGCCGTCGGCATGGCGACGAACATCCCCCCGCACAACCTCCGCGAGGTCGCTGCGGGGGCCAAGTGGCACTTGGAGCACCCGGAGGCGACCCGTGAGGAGCTGCTCGAGGCGCTCCTGCAACGGATCACCGGCCCGGACTTCCCGACCGGCGCGCAGATTCTGGGTACGCGCGGGATCCGCGAGGCGTACACCACGGGTCGCGGATCCATCAAGATGCGCGCCGTGGTCAACATCGAGGAGCTGCAGGGTCGCACCTGCCTCGTCGTCACCGAGCTGCCCTACCAGGTCAACCCCGACAACCTCGCGGTGAAGATCGCCGAGCTGGTGAAGGACGGCAAGGTCCAGGGCATCGCCGACATCCGCGACGAGTCGAGCGGCCGGACCGGTCAGCGACTCGTCGTGGTCCTGAAGCGCGACGCGATCGCGAAGGTCGTGCTGAACAACCTGTACAAGCACACGCCACTGCAGGACAACTTCGGCGCCAACATGCTCGCGATCGTGGACGGGGTGCCGCGCACGCTGTCGCTCGACGGGTTCATCACCTACTGGGTGAAGCACCAGATTGAGGTCATCGTCCGGCGCACGCGCTACCGCTTGCAGAAGGCGGAGGCCGAGGCCCACATCCAGCGCGGTTACCTCAAGGCGCTGGATGCGCTGGACGAGGTCATCGCCCTGATCCGGCGCTCGCCGACCGTGGAGGAGGCCCGCACCGGCCTCATGAGCCTGCTCGACGTGGATCAGATCCAGGCCGACGCAATCCTCGGCCTGCAGCTGCGCCGTCTCGCTGCGCTCGAGCATCAGAAGATCCTCGACCTCGCAGCGAAGCTCGAGGCCCAGATCAAGGAGTACGAGAGCATCCTCGCTTCGCCTGCCGAGCAGCGCGAGCTCATCGTCGAGGAGCTCGACGAGCTGGTCGCCAAGTACGGCGATGAGCGACGCACGACGATCATGCACGGCTTCGACGGCGATATGTCGATGGAGGACCTGATCCCTGAAGAGGAGATGGTCGTCACCGTGACGCGCGGCGGGTACGTCAAGCGAACGCGCATCGACAACTACCGGTCGCAGCACCGCGGCGGCAAGGGTGTCAAGGGGGCCCAGCTCCGGGCAGACGACATCGTCGAGCACTTCTTCGTCACGACGACGCACCACTGGCTGCTGTTCTTCACGAACACGGGCCGCGTGTACCGCGCCAAGACGTACGAAATCCCCGAGGCCGGACGCGACTCGAAGGGTCAGCACCTGGCAAACCTCCTGGCGCTAGCACCTGAAGAGACCGTCACCCAGATCCTGGACGTCCGCGACTTCGATGCCGCCGGCTATCTGCTGCTCGCGACGCGCGACGGCCTGGTCAAGAAGACCGCGTTGACCGACTACGACACGAACCGGACGGGCGGCATCATCGCCATCAAGCTCCGCGACGGCGACGAGCTCGTCTCGGCGCTCATCGCAGAGTCGAGCGACGATGTCCTCCTCATTTCGCGGCACGGCATGTCGGTGCGATTTACTGCCTCTGATCAGGCACTCCGTCCGATGGGTCGCTCCACGAGCGGCGTGCGGGGCATGAACTTCCGCGACGGCGACGCGCTGCTGTCGGCCTCCCGGTTGAGCGAGGGGAGCGGGTACGTGTTCGTCGTCACCGAGGGCGGATACGCGAAACGCACCGCGGTCGACGAGTACCGTGTGCAGCAGCGCGGCGGGTACGGCATCAAGGTCGCGAAGCTCGACGAGAACCGCGGAGATCTGGTCGGCGGCATCATCGTCGACGAGAGCGACGAGGTGCTTGCGGTGCTGGCGGGCGGTAAGGTGGTGCGATCGAACGTCGCTGAGGTTCCCGCGAAGGGGCGCAACACCATGGGTGTCGTCTTTGCGAGATTCCCAGAGGCGGACCGTATTATTGGCATCGCGCGCAATTCGGAGCGTGGGCTCGATGACGATGAGTCCGAGGCCCCTGAGCCCGAGACCGCAGAGAACAAGGAACCCGTGAATGAGTAA
- a CDS encoding sensor histidine kinase encodes MTTSVDPAAAHGDTAAHPEPGSVPELVPTAEPAAQAPAVPAAAGPAPAPAAVTPAPTPAPAPTAARPPLRLGLTILQLAALGIVGWGVLSVLFSLLGTGLGLVLVLGVGLVILIGLVYALYGVAWFEVERVSALYRLAVPPLRLRPRVEPGFAGYLRTIGRQSIDGAMWRGIASFVLASVAGTVMLLLFQGLVWAILSAAGASPAFDALSGSLGIGSGDGGSATIGLWGPISAVIVGILCVAGIIGIALLHRSVSVGIVRAGAQTAQLTRQVQVSARQREGAVRAADLERTRIERDLHDGVQPRLVSVGMTLGLAQQKIAEDPEGAKQLIAEAHTSTKAAITELRQLARGIHASVLDDRGLDAALSALASRSHIPVLLDVRLQGRCSREAETAVYFAIAESLTNAAKHSRASECRVVVRLREEGTLWARVEDNGIGGARVLPGGGLDGISNRVLAVGGTVRLDSPQSGPTSLEVSVPCAS; translated from the coding sequence ATGACCACTTCAGTTGATCCTGCCGCGGCTCACGGCGACACCGCGGCCCACCCGGAGCCCGGCAGCGTCCCGGAGCTGGTACCCACCGCCGAGCCGGCCGCACAGGCACCCGCCGTGCCGGCCGCCGCCGGGCCGGCACCTGCACCCGCCGCAGTCACTCCGGCCCCGACTCCGGCACCGGCCCCCACGGCCGCCCGCCCGCCGCTCCGCCTCGGGCTGACGATCCTCCAGCTGGCGGCGCTCGGCATCGTGGGCTGGGGCGTGCTGAGCGTGCTCTTCTCACTGCTCGGCACCGGCCTCGGCCTGGTCCTCGTGCTGGGCGTCGGCCTCGTGATCCTGATCGGCCTCGTCTACGCCCTCTACGGGGTCGCCTGGTTCGAGGTCGAGCGCGTCTCGGCGCTCTATCGACTCGCGGTACCGCCCCTGCGGCTCCGGCCCCGCGTCGAACCGGGCTTCGCGGGGTACCTCCGCACGATCGGGAGGCAGTCGATCGACGGCGCCATGTGGCGCGGGATCGCGAGCTTCGTCCTCGCCTCCGTGGCCGGCACCGTCATGCTCCTCCTCTTCCAGGGTCTGGTCTGGGCGATCCTCAGCGCGGCCGGCGCCAGCCCGGCCTTCGACGCGCTCAGCGGGTCGCTCGGCATCGGATCGGGTGACGGCGGCTCCGCAACGATCGGCCTCTGGGGCCCGATCTCCGCGGTGATCGTCGGAATCCTCTGCGTGGCCGGGATCATCGGTATCGCCCTGCTGCACCGCTCCGTCAGCGTCGGCATCGTCCGAGCGGGAGCGCAGACGGCGCAGCTGACGCGCCAGGTGCAGGTCTCGGCGCGCCAGCGCGAGGGAGCCGTGCGCGCCGCGGATCTCGAGCGGACGCGCATCGAGCGCGACCTGCACGATGGCGTGCAGCCCCGGCTCGTCTCGGTCGGTATGACCCTCGGGCTCGCCCAGCAGAAGATCGCCGAGGATCCCGAAGGCGCGAAGCAGCTCATCGCCGAGGCGCACACCTCGACGAAGGCCGCGATCACCGAACTGCGGCAGTTGGCCCGCGGGATCCACGCCTCGGTGCTCGACGACCGCGGCCTGGACGCTGCGCTCTCCGCGCTGGCCAGCCGCTCGCATATCCCGGTGCTCCTCGACGTCCGGCTCCAGGGCCGGTGCAGCCGGGAGGCCGAGACGGCCGTCTACTTCGCCATCGCGGAGTCCCTCACCAATGCGGCGAAGCACTCCCGTGCCAGCGAGTGCCGGGTCGTCGTGCGGCTCCGCGAGGAGGGCACGCTCTGGGCCCGAGTTGAGGACAACGGCATCGGCGGCGCCCGGGTGCTCCCGGGCGGGGGCCTCGACGGCATCTCGAACCGCGTGCTCGCGGTCGGCGGCACCGTCCGACTCGACAGCCCGCAGAGCGGCCCGACGTCGCTGGAGGTGAGTGTCCCGTGCGCATCCTGA
- a CDS encoding MarR family winged helix-turn-helix transcriptional regulator has product MTSQPTHSDTTTTTPNPTRTLATWLRATERLLAAERAAVLDREGVSGRDWRLLSRLADDPSHPRARGPKLRRLQERRWIERHDGSWRLTDAGRAAHDRLRAAMDGLTAAITEALSPDELDTTVAALRKITVALGWDEETPLPRRPHRTHRRAARGGCGGHPESRDGRPDWRGGHPEWRGEAPYPFAGGRERRHPADVHPHEPRGGRWGERWGQDHPHRGRMMHRAFERGFDAGFSRGRGEQ; this is encoded by the coding sequence ATGACTTCGCAACCCACACACTCCGACACCACCACCACCACGCCCAACCCCACTCGCACACTGGCCACCTGGCTTCGAGCCACCGAGCGCCTGCTCGCGGCCGAACGCGCAGCTGTGCTCGACCGCGAAGGCGTCTCCGGCCGGGATTGGCGACTGTTGAGCCGTCTCGCCGATGATCCGTCCCACCCGCGTGCCCGCGGACCGAAGCTGCGCCGACTGCAGGAGCGTCGCTGGATCGAGCGTCACGACGGCTCGTGGCGTCTCACCGATGCCGGTCGCGCCGCGCACGATCGACTCCGCGCCGCGATGGACGGCTTGACCGCTGCCATCACGGAGGCTCTCAGCCCCGACGAGCTCGACACCACCGTCGCTGCGTTGCGCAAGATCACCGTCGCCCTCGGCTGGGATGAGGAGACACCTCTGCCGCGCCGACCGCATCGTACCCACCGACGAGCCGCGCGCGGCGGATGCGGGGGACACCCCGAGTCGCGTGACGGACGCCCCGACTGGCGCGGCGGTCACCCCGAATGGCGCGGGGAGGCACCCTATCCCTTCGCCGGCGGCCGTGAACGCCGCCACCCGGCCGACGTCCACCCGCACGAGCCGCGTGGTGGCCGATGGGGCGAGCGGTGGGGGCAGGATCATCCGCATCGCGGTCGCATGATGCACCGCGCGTTCGAGCGGGGATTCGACGCCGGGTTCAGCCGTGGCCGCGGGGAGCAGTAG
- a CDS encoding DUF3566 domain-containing protein, whose amino-acid sequence MSNTVADKLAKKTRKKAPSKQVRLKLVYIDFWSAVKFSFLVSICLAIVGVVATILIYTVLMQTGVFSSVDAVFMDIVGEENSLMKIIGFPQVLGFSVVVAILNTIVGTALGAVGALVYNLLVRVLGGFQLGFTSN is encoded by the coding sequence ATGAGTAACACTGTCGCCGACAAGCTGGCAAAGAAGACCCGCAAGAAGGCCCCCTCGAAGCAGGTACGCCTGAAGCTCGTCTACATCGACTTCTGGTCCGCGGTGAAGTTCTCCTTCCTCGTCTCCATCTGCCTCGCGATCGTCGGCGTCGTGGCGACGATCCTCATCTACACCGTGCTCATGCAGACCGGCGTCTTCAGCTCGGTCGACGCGGTCTTCATGGACATCGTCGGAGAAGAGAACAGCCTCATGAAGATCATCGGCTTCCCCCAGGTGCTCGGCTTCTCGGTGGTCGTGGCGATCCTCAACACCATTGTGGGCACGGCGCTCGGCGCGGTCGGCGCACTCGTCTACAACCTGCTCGTGCGGGTGCTCGGCGGATTCCAGCTCGGTTTCACGAGCAACTAG
- a CDS encoding LCP family protein, with protein sequence MFWKRFARGAVAALLALGVGAALFVIAVCARVDWNDLVARNGDPEVVYLFAGVDSGIERPKGDSQYAASPDSPGRADVLILVRLGGDGDVHAVSLPRDIVAVGVGRPSRLALTYLDGEQALIDGICGGVGVEVDRFVGIDASAFPKVVDALGGLELRIPEARRDPGANLDVAQSGERSIDGETALALVRSRHAQVLVDGTWVEQSDDAGSEDRATWSAHVMEATGTALAHASPTQLARATWAASGGLTVSGGLHPLELWDLVHADISASVLPTRLVNGELARVPGDAGTQALQELGFDTSCRPMALAEPRRSAEGS encoded by the coding sequence GTGTTCTGGAAACGCTTCGCCCGAGGGGCCGTCGCGGCGCTGCTCGCACTCGGGGTTGGTGCTGCGCTCTTCGTGATCGCGGTGTGCGCGCGAGTCGACTGGAATGACCTCGTCGCCCGAAATGGTGATCCGGAGGTCGTGTACCTGTTCGCAGGAGTTGATTCAGGCATCGAGCGACCGAAGGGCGATAGTCAGTACGCCGCCAGCCCCGATTCCCCAGGTCGGGCCGACGTCTTGATCCTCGTGCGTCTGGGCGGTGACGGCGACGTGCATGCCGTCTCGTTGCCACGAGACATTGTCGCTGTCGGAGTGGGGAGACCCTCGCGTCTCGCCCTGACATATCTCGATGGGGAGCAGGCCCTGATCGACGGGATATGCGGGGGTGTCGGAGTTGAAGTCGATCGCTTCGTAGGGATCGATGCCTCCGCGTTTCCGAAGGTCGTCGATGCGCTGGGCGGCCTCGAGCTGCGCATACCCGAGGCCAGACGCGACCCTGGAGCCAACCTTGACGTCGCGCAGTCCGGCGAGCGGAGCATTGATGGTGAGACGGCACTTGCCTTGGTGCGTTCTCGACACGCGCAGGTGCTCGTCGATGGCACCTGGGTCGAGCAGAGTGATGACGCAGGATCAGAAGATCGCGCTACTTGGTCCGCTCATGTCATGGAGGCGACAGGAACCGCGCTCGCGCACGCCTCGCCCACGCAACTCGCGCGGGCGACCTGGGCCGCATCGGGCGGGCTCACTGTGTCGGGGGGCTTGCACCCGTTGGAGCTCTGGGATCTGGTGCATGCAGATATCTCAGCCTCAGTGCTCCCCACGCGCCTCGTGAATGGTGAATTGGCGAGAGTCCCCGGCGATGCAGGCACCCAGGCACTCCAGGAACTCGGCTTCGACACCTCGTGCAGGCCGATGGCCCTCGCTGAGCCGCGGCGCAGTGCGGAAGGGTCCTGA
- a CDS encoding response regulator — translation MRILICEDSVLLREGLVRLLEHSGHEVIAALPDTTDVIDTALAQHPDLCILDVRLPPTFTDEGIRTALDLRTRRPELPLLVLSQYVEERYASDLIAAQGGAFGYLLKDRVADVSEFVESLERIAAGATVLDPEVVAQLLTRRSRDDRMQSLTSRERTVLAAIAEGRSNQAIAALLFLSEASVEKHITSIFQKLGFEPDESGNRRVLAAIAHIESASGSTGPAQNGPVS, via the coding sequence GTGCGCATCCTGATCTGCGAGGACTCGGTCCTGCTCCGCGAGGGGTTGGTGCGCCTCCTCGAACACAGCGGCCACGAGGTGATCGCTGCCCTGCCCGACACGACAGACGTGATCGACACGGCGCTCGCCCAGCACCCCGACCTCTGCATTCTCGACGTCCGACTTCCGCCGACCTTCACGGACGAGGGCATCCGCACCGCCCTCGACCTCCGCACCCGCCGACCCGAGCTCCCCCTGCTCGTCCTCTCCCAGTACGTGGAGGAGCGGTACGCGAGCGACCTCATCGCTGCTCAGGGCGGCGCCTTCGGGTACCTGCTGAAGGATCGGGTGGCCGACGTGAGCGAGTTCGTGGAGTCCCTCGAACGCATCGCGGCCGGGGCGACCGTGCTCGATCCCGAAGTCGTCGCCCAGCTGCTCACGCGGCGCAGTCGTGACGACCGGATGCAGTCGCTGACCTCCCGCGAGCGCACGGTGCTCGCCGCGATCGCGGAGGGCCGATCGAATCAGGCCATCGCCGCGCTGCTCTTCCTCTCCGAGGCGAGCGTCGAGAAGCACATCACCTCGATCTTCCAGAAGCTGGGTTTCGAGCCCGACGAATCCGGCAACCGCCGGGTGCTCGCCGCCATCGCTCACATCGAAAGCGCCAGTGGCAGCACCGGCCCCGCACAGAATGGACCCGTCTCATGA
- a CDS encoding MarR family winged helix-turn-helix transcriptional regulator: MGSGFPDPRAWAEAAAGRGGPPALVRMLEALANADAPLSVSAIGEAIGVDQPRASRLVQQGVARELVHREADPEDARRTRIALTEHGRRFASGLRSNRRASLARALESFSPDERTELARLLGKLAAHWPN, encoded by the coding sequence ATGGGATCCGGGTTCCCCGATCCCCGCGCGTGGGCGGAAGCGGCGGCCGGACGCGGGGGTCCCCCGGCGCTCGTTCGGATGCTGGAGGCGCTCGCGAACGCCGACGCGCCCCTCAGTGTGAGCGCAATCGGGGAGGCCATCGGTGTGGATCAGCCCCGAGCGTCGCGCCTCGTGCAGCAGGGCGTGGCTCGGGAACTCGTGCACCGCGAGGCCGATCCCGAAGATGCGCGCCGCACCCGGATCGCGCTCACGGAGCACGGCCGGCGATTCGCCAGTGGGCTGCGGAGCAATCGACGGGCGTCCCTGGCGCGCGCGCTCGAGTCGTTCTCCCCCGACGAGCGGACCGAACTCGCCCGCCTGCTCGGCAAGCTCGCCGCCCACTGGCCGAACTGA
- a CDS encoding alpha/beta hydrolase: protein MTEWRADVLGAGFECTDLDLGEDEEGLLVATLVRSLPPHRGFFDRLFRPDPLLEGVDVLYVHGWSDYFFQRPLARFWTSRGARFFALDLRKYGRSLRDGQTPGYIDDLDDYRAEIDLAVAEIRDSQDRTAPARRLVLMGHSTGGLVLSLWAAKHPGVADALVLNSPWLEFQLAAAGRQVILPLVSLGARFNPREVAPQLDYGYYTRAQREVSLPGDLDDINPAWRPERSHAVVTGWMRAVLAGHARVSQGLHIEAPVGVLLSERFVVPVRWSDDLLGGDSVLDVDEVAKAALKLGSSVSVDRIDGALHDVFLSAEAPRREAYARLERWLVGWRAADRGAMATQPTAETAPA from the coding sequence ATGACGGAGTGGCGTGCGGACGTGCTGGGGGCGGGCTTCGAGTGCACCGACCTGGACCTCGGCGAGGACGAGGAGGGGCTGCTCGTCGCCACGCTCGTCCGCTCCCTGCCGCCGCACCGCGGCTTCTTCGACCGGCTCTTCCGGCCCGACCCGCTGCTCGAGGGCGTCGATGTGCTCTACGTGCACGGCTGGTCCGACTACTTCTTCCAGCGGCCGCTCGCGAGGTTCTGGACCTCACGAGGTGCGCGCTTCTTCGCGCTGGATCTGCGCAAGTATGGGAGGAGCCTCCGCGACGGGCAGACCCCCGGGTACATCGACGACCTCGATGACTACCGGGCCGAGATCGATCTCGCGGTCGCCGAGATCCGGGACTCGCAGGATCGCACGGCCCCGGCCCGCCGGCTTGTGCTGATGGGGCACTCCACGGGCGGGCTCGTGCTGAGCCTGTGGGCGGCGAAGCACCCCGGCGTCGCGGACGCACTGGTGCTGAACAGCCCGTGGCTCGAGTTCCAGCTCGCCGCCGCCGGTCGGCAGGTGATCCTGCCGCTCGTCAGCCTCGGCGCACGGTTCAATCCGCGCGAGGTCGCGCCGCAGCTCGACTACGGCTACTACACCCGGGCCCAGCGCGAGGTGTCCCTTCCGGGCGACCTCGATGACATCAACCCGGCCTGGCGCCCCGAGCGCTCCCACGCCGTCGTGACCGGGTGGATGCGGGCGGTGCTCGCCGGTCATGCCCGAGTCAGCCAGGGGCTGCACATCGAAGCGCCCGTCGGGGTGCTGCTCTCGGAACGATTCGTCGTGCCGGTGCGCTGGAGCGATGACCTGCTGGGCGGCGACAGCGTGCTTGACGTCGACGAGGTCGCCAAGGCCGCGTTGAAGCTCGGCTCGTCGGTGAGCGTCGACCGGATCGACGGGGCGCTGCACGACGTCTTCCTGTCGGCCGAGGCGCCACGGCGGGAGGCGTACGCCCGACTCGAGCGCTGGCTGGTCGGTTGGCGCGCGGCCGATCGCGGCGCGATGGCGACGCAGCCGACCGCCGAGACCGCTCCGGCCTGA
- a CDS encoding DUF5324 family protein, with product MKLSRKRRRELRHLRGNAQELLDHQRLVLAHAGDVLHEASRQARKLSDEHVAPRVDETLEAVRPAVDRGVASARRAANSVRRATTPFVAGALASTIHKLDELEQRDAAKQVRGFGERIGYLQPAKKTRSAGGVIALTLGIAAAVGVGYALWQAFRTDDELWVAPESE from the coding sequence ATGAAACTCTCACGTAAGCGCCGCCGCGAACTCCGTCACCTGCGCGGCAATGCTCAGGAGCTGCTCGATCACCAGCGGCTCGTGCTGGCCCACGCCGGAGACGTGCTGCACGAAGCCAGCCGTCAGGCGCGCAAGCTGAGCGACGAGCACGTCGCCCCTCGGGTCGACGAGACCCTCGAGGCCGTGCGGCCCGCCGTGGACCGCGGTGTCGCGTCCGCTCGCCGGGCAGCGAACTCGGTGCGTCGCGCGACGACGCCGTTCGTCGCGGGTGCGCTCGCGAGCACGATCCACAAGCTCGACGAGCTCGAGCAGCGCGATGCAGCGAAGCAGGTGCGCGGGTTCGGTGAACGCATCGGGTACCTGCAACCCGCGAAGAAGACCCGCAGCGCCGGTGGAGTGATCGCGCTCACGCTCGGGATCGCCGCGGCGGTCGGCGTCGGCTACGCACTGTGGCAGGCGTTCCGCACCGACGACGAGCTCTGGGTCGCACCCGAGAGCGAGTAG
- a CDS encoding LPXTG cell wall anchor domain-containing protein: protein MCSASSRQLSLGLHISIGEQLMKTTKILTASCATVVLALAFGASAASAAGTEITVSPSPTAPGSSVEISGDSCVDGDGNPGEVLVEVDGRLADSVEVAPDGSWTAWLTAPLLPGSYAVVASCDAYYGSPVIYDTTDLEVSNPVIVEPIAELEMTLSKTSVKAGDELTIFVEGFAPNDSVNVRMGLPPDEESEFAPATAAAVEGEFDPITGNQVFGDFNADDEGVLALTVRIPADTEAGRYAIGAFSATAEAIGQFDVTVASTNGGGTIITPNSKTTANTRNDSDGQLAKTGSTDGSIGLLIAGGAAAIVGASLIARRRFSVAK from the coding sequence ATGTGTAGCGCATCATCTCGACAGCTGTCCCTAGGACTCCATATATCGATAGGCGAACAACTTATGAAGACAACGAAGATTCTGACGGCGAGCTGCGCTACGGTTGTGCTCGCGTTGGCATTCGGCGCCAGCGCCGCCTCAGCCGCGGGCACCGAGATCACGGTCTCACCGAGCCCGACGGCCCCCGGCTCGTCGGTCGAGATCTCGGGAGACTCTTGCGTCGATGGCGACGGAAATCCGGGTGAAGTGCTCGTCGAGGTTGATGGTCGGCTCGCTGATTCAGTCGAGGTTGCACCGGACGGGAGCTGGACCGCTTGGCTGACGGCTCCGCTGCTTCCGGGGTCGTACGCGGTTGTGGCCAGCTGTGATGCCTACTACGGATCTCCGGTCATCTACGACACCACGGACCTCGAAGTCAGCAACCCGGTCATTGTCGAGCCCATCGCGGAGCTGGAGATGACACTGTCGAAGACCTCGGTGAAGGCCGGTGACGAACTGACGATCTTCGTCGAGGGGTTTGCTCCGAACGATTCGGTGAACGTTCGGATGGGGCTTCCCCCCGATGAGGAGAGCGAATTCGCACCGGCGACTGCGGCCGCTGTCGAGGGCGAGTTCGATCCGATCACGGGCAACCAGGTCTTCGGCGACTTCAACGCTGACGACGAGGGCGTGCTCGCGCTCACCGTGCGCATTCCCGCTGACACCGAGGCTGGCAGGTACGCGATCGGCGCATTCTCCGCCACGGCGGAAGCTATCGGTCAGTTCGATGTCACCGTGGCGAGCACCAACGGCGGCGGCACCATCATCACCCCGAACTCGAAGACCACCGCCAACACCCGAAACGATAGTGACGGGCAGCTCGCGAAAACCGGCAGCACGGATGGCTCGATTGGTCTGCTGATCGCTGGTGGGGCAGCGGCGATCGTCGGTGCTTCACTGATCGCACGCCGCCGCTTTTCGGTTGCGAAGTAA
- a CDS encoding NUDIX hydrolase produces the protein MDLRVAAYAVVERRGKVLLTHWRRGHLHGWTLPGGGIESGEDPRDTVVREVLEETGLEARVGKLIGVDSRVMVREEVPEDRDPELHTIRIIYRATVKDGPLQHEIGGSSDEARWVPIRDIRSLRTLSLVQTGLRMAGINRRQPGKPGAKQNGKPRK, from the coding sequence ATGGATCTTCGAGTGGCCGCCTACGCGGTAGTGGAACGGCGGGGCAAGGTCCTGCTCACCCACTGGCGCCGTGGCCACCTGCACGGATGGACGCTTCCGGGCGGCGGGATCGAGAGCGGTGAGGATCCCCGCGACACCGTCGTGCGCGAGGTGCTCGAGGAGACCGGGCTCGAGGCCCGGGTCGGCAAGCTCATTGGCGTCGACTCCCGGGTCATGGTGCGCGAGGAGGTGCCGGAGGATCGGGATCCCGAGCTGCACACGATCCGGATCATCTACCGTGCGACGGTGAAGGACGGCCCGCTGCAGCACGAGATCGGCGGCTCCTCCGACGAGGCCCGCTGGGTTCCGATCCGGGACATCCGCTCGCTCCGCACGCTGTCGCTCGTGCAGACCGGATTGCGCATGGCGGGCATCAACCGTCGCCAACCGGGCAAGCCGGGCGCGAAGCAGAACGGCAAACCCCGGAAATAG